GGGTATATTAGCTATCTAAATAATCCAATCACAAAGGATAGAGATGGGCGATTTTATGAACGTCCAATAAAACAGCTTTGCTATGGAACAAAAGGGCTTGAAATAATAGTTGCCGATAATGCCAATAAAAAAGATTTATCAAGTTATAAAAATATAGTCATAACCGAAAGTATTATAGATAGTCTTTCGGTTATGCAACTAAGGGGATTAGAACCAATCACAACACTCCTTTGCTCCACAAATGGACAAATTACAAGCACACACAAGGAAGTCTTTAAATTTATAAACTCAAAAGCTAAAAATGCTGAAATTCTATTAGGGTTTGATAATGATGAAAAGGGGCAGGAGTTTAACAAAATAGCTAGTGAAATTTTGCCTACTGCAAAAACAATCAAGCCTGTTTTAAAAGATTTTAACGATGATTTAATTGTTGGCAAGGTTTTAAAATTACCAAATAATTTTAGTAAAAAGCAATTACAAAAAGAGTGCTTAGAGTTCCAAAAAAGGGCTGTATATTTAAACAATAAATTTGATATTTTATATCCTAATGATAGACGGCGACTTTTGTCAGAAATAGCAAAAAACGACATTCCAGTTGTTGATAAAATAGCCAACAAAGTCGCCAAAATATTTGACTTTAGTCAAACTATAAATACCTATGAGA
This genomic interval from Campylobacter anatolicus contains the following:
- a CDS encoding toprim domain-containing protein: MSKKTNIVELPLHEILIDNGYYEKREKSSKHYKTLTNDYGDTIVISKQSNGHYLYFNPNDNSDKGNIINFCKNRGIDTQDLMQSTNYDYKNLEKNYIINKQIDNNNINHTKIEIYNKTPSISENSFLSNKRVISKQILSFFSDLKEDTKSKNILTPSYVFNDKINGITKSGYISYLNNPITKDRDGRFYERPIKQLCYGTKGLEIIVADNANKKDLSSYKNIVITESIIDSLSVMQLRGLEPITTLLCSTNGQITSTHKEVFKFINSKAKNAEILLGFDNDEKGQEFNKIASEILPTAKTIKPVLKDFNDDLIVGKVLKLPNNFSKKQLQKECLEFQKRAVYLNNKFDILYPNDRRRLLSEIAKNDIPVVDKIANKVAKIFDFSQTINTYETITLKVQKTQNIQLSV